A window of the Streptomyces sp. NBC_00250 genome harbors these coding sequences:
- a CDS encoding SWIM zinc finger family protein, giving the protein MNAMGVRWTADQVLALAPDDASRRAGSKLGTAGPWSGTGRGEGAVWGRCKGSGRVPYRTVVDTTGPAYLCECPSRKFPCKHALGLLLLQASDGAAIEEAAAPDWAGQWLTARRGHAESAVRKSGGGAAGGPADPEAARRRAERRAARITSGAEELEQRLADLLRGGLAAAEQPGYGLWEETAARMVDAQAPGLAGRVRELGAIPGSGPGWPVRLLEECALTHLLDRAWLGVDRLPAPFATTVRTRIGLTAPAEGVPVRDHWLVLAQYDAADARLTTRRIWLHGTTSGRTALLLSFGAAGRAPRLALPVGAVLDGELTPHAGSGRLRAEPGEQFVPVEGPAAPPPGGPVGAALDAYGRALREDPWLDSWPVTLSAVVPARAEYGWQLADADGREALPLTPAAQSRPGLWRLVALSGGAPVTVFGECGHRGFTPLAAWSPETPGETVPLI; this is encoded by the coding sequence ATGAATGCCATGGGGGTGCGCTGGACGGCTGATCAGGTGCTGGCACTGGCTCCTGACGACGCCTCGCGCAGAGCGGGAAGCAAGCTCGGCACGGCCGGGCCGTGGTCGGGCACGGGTCGCGGCGAGGGCGCCGTCTGGGGCCGCTGCAAGGGCAGCGGCCGCGTGCCGTACCGGACGGTCGTCGACACCACGGGGCCCGCTTACCTGTGCGAATGCCCCAGCCGTAAGTTCCCGTGCAAGCACGCGCTCGGCCTGCTGCTCCTCCAGGCCTCGGACGGGGCGGCGATCGAGGAGGCCGCCGCCCCCGACTGGGCCGGGCAGTGGCTCACGGCACGACGCGGGCACGCCGAGAGCGCGGTACGGAAGTCCGGGGGCGGGGCCGCCGGAGGCCCGGCGGATCCCGAGGCGGCACGCCGCCGGGCCGAGCGCAGAGCCGCCCGGATCACCTCGGGCGCCGAGGAGTTGGAGCAGCGGCTCGCCGACCTGCTGCGCGGCGGCCTCGCGGCGGCCGAGCAGCCGGGGTACGGACTGTGGGAGGAGACGGCTGCCCGGATGGTCGACGCCCAGGCGCCGGGACTCGCGGGCCGGGTCCGGGAGTTGGGCGCGATACCGGGCTCGGGGCCCGGCTGGCCGGTGCGGCTCCTGGAGGAGTGCGCGCTGACCCATCTCCTCGACCGGGCCTGGCTCGGCGTCGACCGGCTGCCCGCGCCCTTCGCGACGACCGTTCGGACCCGGATCGGCCTGACCGCCCCGGCCGAAGGCGTCCCGGTGCGCGACCACTGGCTGGTGCTCGCGCAGTACGACGCGGCCGACGCCCGACTGACCACCCGGCGCATCTGGCTGCACGGCACGACGAGCGGGCGCACGGCGCTCCTGCTGTCCTTCGGCGCGGCGGGGAGGGCTCCTCGACTGGCGCTCCCCGTGGGCGCGGTGCTCGACGGCGAGCTGACCCCGCACGCGGGCTCCGGCCGGCTGCGGGCGGAGCCGGGCGAGCAGTTCGTCCCGGTCGAGGGCCCCGCCGCCCCGCCACCGGGCGGACCTGTCGGCGCGGCCCTCGACGCGTACGGGCGCGCGCTGCGCGAGGACCCCTGGCTGGACTCCTGGCCCGTGACGCTGAGCGCGGTCGTCCCCGCGCGCGCGGAGTACGGCTGGCAGCTCGCCGACGCCGACGGCCGCGAGGCCCTGCCGTTGACGCCCGCCGCCCAGTCCCGGCCCGGACTCTGGCGCCTGGTCGCCCTGTCCGGCGGAGCCCCGGTCACGGTCTTCGGAGAGTGC